Proteins encoded by one window of Chondromyces crocatus:
- the cysS gene encoding cysteine--tRNA ligase, producing the protein MPLHVFNTASRALEPFVPANPKVVRMYVCGLTVYAPMHIGHARTYCFWDTFRRWLEHSGYHVIGVINYTDIDDRIIAGGEESRGCVDLAEQMIAGFRRDCRALHIKDYAAYTRATDFVDEQVSMVAQLIEKGHAYVKDGEVFYEVASFPRYGALSHRVLAEQEVGACGRLEEDIARKRHPNDFTLWKPSDEGQPAWTTGQEGWPQGRPGWHIECSAMSTALLGDHFDVHGGGIDNLFPHHENEVAQSEPLCGHPWVRYWLHPEHLDLRGTKMSKSLGNVVGVSDLVERHGVDVVRWFFSTHHYRTKLPFDWDLLEQAAAGYQRIKRLVDVLAERLSGAPASVFELPRGSYPSQRPPELRVPRMRHTYTTGKFGAASEQFIEKFTAAMNDDLDAPTAMAALFEYVSGLYAAGIEAHPEVAELLPVYRCLTAHLAIFGVEIARPELHAEVCVDYAVPPSSGAAAGRGGDEVVDRLLALRTQARKDKDFAKGDMIRKLLIEAGVEVEDSPQGTRWSAR; encoded by the coding sequence ATGCCCTTGCACGTGTTCAACACCGCCTCGCGAGCGCTGGAACCCTTCGTTCCTGCCAACCCCAAGGTCGTGCGCATGTACGTGTGCGGCTTGACGGTGTACGCGCCGATGCACATCGGACACGCCCGCACGTACTGCTTCTGGGACACGTTCCGGCGCTGGCTGGAGCACAGCGGCTATCACGTCATCGGCGTCATCAACTACACCGACATCGACGACCGGATCATCGCAGGGGGCGAGGAGAGCCGGGGCTGCGTCGATCTCGCCGAGCAGATGATCGCTGGTTTCCGCCGCGACTGCCGCGCGCTGCACATCAAGGACTACGCGGCGTACACGCGCGCGACCGACTTCGTCGACGAGCAGGTGAGCATGGTCGCGCAGCTCATCGAGAAGGGGCACGCTTACGTGAAGGACGGTGAGGTCTTCTACGAGGTGGCGTCCTTCCCGCGCTACGGCGCGCTGTCGCACCGGGTGCTGGCCGAGCAGGAGGTGGGCGCCTGCGGCCGGCTCGAAGAGGACATCGCGCGCAAGCGGCACCCCAACGACTTCACGCTCTGGAAGCCCTCGGATGAGGGGCAGCCGGCGTGGACGACGGGCCAGGAGGGCTGGCCTCAAGGGCGACCCGGGTGGCACATCGAGTGCTCGGCGATGAGCACCGCGCTGCTGGGAGATCATTTCGACGTGCACGGCGGCGGGATCGACAACCTCTTCCCGCACCACGAGAACGAGGTCGCGCAGAGCGAGCCCCTCTGCGGCCACCCCTGGGTGCGCTACTGGCTGCACCCGGAGCACCTGGATCTGCGCGGCACGAAGATGAGCAAGAGCCTGGGCAACGTGGTCGGCGTGTCCGATCTGGTCGAGCGCCACGGCGTCGACGTCGTGCGGTGGTTCTTCTCGACGCACCACTACCGCACGAAGCTGCCCTTCGACTGGGATCTCCTGGAGCAGGCCGCGGCGGGCTACCAGCGGATCAAGCGCCTGGTCGACGTGCTCGCCGAGCGGCTGAGCGGCGCCCCCGCCTCGGTCTTCGAGCTGCCTCGCGGGAGCTACCCGAGCCAGCGCCCCCCGGAGCTGCGCGTGCCCCGCATGCGCCACACCTACACGACGGGCAAGTTCGGCGCGGCGAGCGAGCAGTTCATCGAGAAGTTCACCGCCGCCATGAACGACGATCTCGACGCCCCCACCGCGATGGCCGCGCTCTTCGAGTACGTGAGCGGGCTCTACGCCGCAGGGATCGAGGCCCACCCGGAGGTGGCCGAGCTCCTCCCCGTCTACCGCTGCCTCACCGCGCACCTCGCCATCTTCGGCGTCGAGATCGCGCGACCGGAGCTGCACGCCGAGGTCTGCGTCGACTACGCCGTCCCTCCCAGCTCGGGAGCGGCCGCGGGTCGAGGTGGCGACGAGGTCGTGGACCGGCTGCTCGCCCTGCGGACCCAGGCGCGGAAGGACAAGGACTTCGCCAAGGGCGACATGATCCGGAAGCTCCTCATCGAGGCCGGTGTGGAAGTGGAAGACTCGCCGCAGGGCACACGCTGGTCCGCCCGGTAG
- a CDS encoding sterol desaturase family protein — MTPLAWLATSTAATASSLLMIALVFAPLERAFPARPDQRVFRRAIGVDLCFFLGQHLVFAGLVTVALGAVARGLDVTALEAIRTTAAAWPLWIQGGIALVLGDVLVYWFHRACHHYDFLWRFHAVHHSVEQLDWLAAHREHPLDGLFTQLWLNLPGILLGLPFEAMGALVVVRSLWAVFIHANVRLPLGPLRWILGAPELHHWHHARVERTSHNFANLAPYLDRLFGTYHCPEGPETYPLGLTEPWPRGYFAQLGHPFTRPRTEERSLQPSSGSIPHQTLRTPPLPR, encoded by the coding sequence ATGACGCCTCTCGCCTGGCTTGCCACGAGCACCGCGGCCACCGCCTCCAGTCTCCTGATGATCGCGCTCGTCTTCGCCCCGCTGGAGCGAGCCTTCCCGGCACGCCCCGATCAGCGGGTCTTCCGCCGAGCGATCGGCGTCGATCTCTGCTTTTTCCTCGGGCAGCACCTGGTCTTCGCCGGGCTGGTGACCGTGGCACTGGGCGCCGTGGCCCGTGGTCTCGACGTGACGGCCCTCGAAGCCATTCGCACGACCGCCGCCGCGTGGCCCCTCTGGATCCAGGGAGGCATCGCGCTCGTCCTGGGCGACGTGCTGGTCTACTGGTTTCACCGTGCGTGTCACCACTACGACTTCCTGTGGCGGTTCCACGCCGTGCACCACAGCGTCGAGCAGCTCGACTGGCTCGCCGCGCACCGCGAGCATCCGCTCGACGGACTCTTCACCCAGCTCTGGCTGAACCTGCCGGGCATCCTCCTGGGTCTACCCTTCGAAGCGATGGGCGCGCTGGTGGTGGTGAGGAGCCTGTGGGCGGTGTTCATCCACGCGAACGTACGGCTCCCGCTCGGGCCGTTGCGCTGGATCCTGGGAGCGCCGGAGCTGCATCACTGGCACCACGCGCGCGTGGAGCGCACGTCCCACAACTTCGCCAACCTGGCGCCATACCTCGACCGACTCTTCGGGACCTACCACTGTCCCGAAGGACCGGAGACGTACCCGCTCGGCCTCACGGAGCCCTGGCCACGCGGCTACTTCGCGCAGCTCGGCCATCCCTTCACCCGACCCCGCACGGAGGAGAGGTCGCTCCAGCCATCCTCCGGATCCATCCCTCACCAGACGCTTCGCACTCCGCCCCTGCCACGATGA
- a CDS encoding kelch repeat-containing protein, protein MMRSGQWREHSRGGVKLPETSRSALQRAGSLAIAFGLASPLTACKDREVPRAVETVHEATSPLVGTWIISTPLPGPRGNYTATMLADERVLLVGGEGPEGILSSALLRNPDSGQWTLTAPMAASRIHHTAVTLLDGRVMISGGTDPLNRAHRSVEIYDPTTQQWTQAPPMSGPRTSHTATRLLDGRVLVTGGTTKASDDLGNTQDSCEIFDPPTNAWSPCSPMSSRSHNHTATLLSNGDVLVAHNHPRSSPERVHAQVYHPPTDTWSDTPLMVHPHIGHVAILLPDGRVLVVGGVNRSKEDAEIYDPSTNTWAAAPGRVGGKEEAPYSTYGLRSLTALLLPDGRALITNGIEHVRTPCYSASCTLTSQTYHTPTRLEIFNPVTNAWSLGPPMNQGHGRATTVLVKGRLLTPGGEPAEPGPLSTSFSRYVEALPLVAPGTPCSASLDCQGAACVDGVCCDTACDGPCEACSIAAGASQAGKCTPLSGPTCDDGNACTQADTCQQGICRGAAVANGTPCDDESPCTLTDACQAGACTGSPAADGTPCDDHDACTQVDACRSGACVGGAPVLCAAQGTCQSAICDPVSGACIQGPSPGGTPCDDADRCTIDDQCQSGVCVSRPLSCGSYSKKCHASVCDPALGACTFIPLSDGTSCNDYDSCTQTDTCHAGTCIGTDPLVCTASKSCHVPAVCNPTGMTNACGPSVPGPDGESCPDPTSAGWLIAAPLLTGRGYHTATRLLDGTVLVTGGARPSNISWYSVTYQDSAERYDPSTDTWTSAGSLAQARGLHTATLLLDGTVLVTGGVKSPALASAERYDPITNSWTTVAPMSRPRQGHTATRLDDGKVLVAGGGATENSAELYDPVSNTWTYAMPMAHGRENHTATRLQDARILIVGGRSDPTSEIYDPTLDTWTLTGPNRSYRIRHTAALLQDGDVMVVGQSNWPERYMPATNTWRAGKETEQRRNLLTTDLLPDGTLLVVGGFVGTPAKLITRVEQYDPDDGATGSWKDVPLLAAGMYAHASVPLEDGRILVTGGCDSKGICTTTDTRIFVPGEPFEGSGVCLLGFCVSSGGPGSTGQEGSGSASAGTGAGTGGGGGTGGMGTGGMGSGGMGAGDASAGGMGAGSIGANSAGSGGADAGVTSAGSTGSGGMGSGGAGASAGGAEPGGAGGAGGAGGAGGAGAEHASSSSATSGSSGVGSGGGAGAGHTSSSSATSGSGGVGSGGGAGTGHTSSSSATSGSGGVGSGGGAGAGHTSSSSATSGSSGVGSGGGSSATGSTSAASGGQTSAGGLPAEEEGTIEEDDAAPSPLVFGGFTCEVPSQGPRSGVSTWLVLASLFGLRRTRRRHDASDRRHA, encoded by the coding sequence ATGATGCGCAGTGGACAGTGGCGAGAGCATTCCCGGGGTGGCGTGAAGCTGCCCGAGACGAGTCGCAGCGCCTTACAGCGCGCAGGGTCCCTGGCGATCGCCTTCGGCCTCGCGTCACCGCTCACGGCGTGCAAGGACCGCGAGGTTCCCCGCGCGGTGGAGACGGTCCACGAGGCCACCAGCCCACTCGTCGGCACCTGGATCATCTCCACGCCTCTCCCCGGGCCCCGTGGAAACTACACGGCGACGATGCTCGCCGACGAGAGGGTGCTCCTGGTCGGTGGCGAAGGTCCTGAGGGAATCCTCTCGAGCGCCCTGCTCCGCAACCCGGATAGCGGCCAATGGACCCTGACTGCGCCGATGGCCGCCTCCCGCATCCACCACACCGCCGTGACGCTTCTGGACGGGCGCGTGATGATCAGCGGGGGCACCGATCCCCTGAATCGAGCGCACCGTTCCGTGGAGATCTACGACCCGACCACGCAGCAGTGGACACAAGCGCCGCCCATGAGTGGGCCACGCACCAGTCACACCGCCACGCGCCTTCTCGATGGTCGAGTCCTCGTCACGGGTGGAACGACCAAGGCGTCGGACGATCTCGGGAACACTCAGGATTCCTGCGAAATCTTCGATCCTCCGACGAACGCCTGGAGCCCGTGCTCCCCCATGAGCAGCCGGAGCCACAACCATACGGCCACCCTCCTGAGCAACGGCGACGTCCTCGTCGCGCACAACCACCCCAGATCATCCCCCGAGCGTGTCCACGCACAGGTTTACCATCCACCGACGGATACCTGGAGCGACACCCCCCTCATGGTGCATCCGCACATCGGGCACGTCGCTATCCTGCTCCCGGACGGTCGGGTCCTCGTCGTGGGAGGCGTGAATCGGTCCAAGGAGGACGCCGAGATCTACGATCCCAGCACCAACACCTGGGCAGCCGCCCCCGGCAGGGTCGGCGGCAAGGAGGAGGCTCCGTACTCCACCTACGGGCTGAGGTCGCTCACCGCCCTCCTGCTCCCTGACGGCCGGGCCTTGATCACCAACGGCATCGAGCACGTGCGGACCCCCTGCTACAGCGCGTCCTGCACCCTCACCTCCCAGACCTACCACACGCCCACGCGGCTCGAGATCTTCAACCCTGTCACGAACGCCTGGTCTCTCGGCCCTCCCATGAACCAGGGTCATGGCAGGGCGACCACGGTGCTCGTGAAGGGCAGACTGCTCACCCCGGGAGGTGAGCCCGCCGAGCCTGGTCCCCTGTCGACGAGCTTCAGCCGGTACGTCGAGGCGTTGCCGCTCGTCGCGCCGGGCACGCCTTGCAGCGCGTCGCTCGACTGCCAGGGCGCAGCCTGTGTCGACGGCGTCTGCTGCGACACGGCGTGCGATGGGCCGTGTGAGGCTTGCTCGATCGCGGCGGGTGCATCGCAGGCCGGCAAGTGTACGCCCCTGTCCGGCCCGACCTGCGACGACGGCAACGCATGCACTCAGGCAGACACCTGTCAGCAGGGCATCTGCCGCGGAGCTGCCGTGGCCAACGGCACGCCCTGCGATGATGAAAGCCCCTGCACCCTCACCGATGCCTGCCAGGCAGGAGCATGCACGGGTTCACCGGCAGCGGATGGCACCCCCTGTGACGACCACGATGCGTGTACTCAGGTCGACGCGTGTCGGTCAGGCGCATGTGTCGGCGGGGCGCCCGTCCTCTGTGCGGCCCAGGGGACATGCCAGAGCGCGATCTGCGATCCGGTCAGCGGCGCGTGCATCCAGGGTCCGAGCCCCGGTGGCACCCCTTGCGACGATGCCGATCGCTGCACGATCGATGACCAGTGCCAGTCGGGCGTCTGTGTCAGTCGGCCGCTCAGCTGCGGGAGCTATAGCAAGAAGTGCCACGCCTCGGTCTGCGATCCCGCTCTCGGCGCTTGCACCTTCATCCCGTTGAGCGACGGAACGAGCTGCAACGATTACGACTCTTGCACCCAGACCGACACCTGTCATGCGGGGACGTGTATCGGGACCGACCCCCTGGTCTGTACCGCCTCGAAGAGCTGCCATGTCCCCGCAGTCTGCAATCCCACCGGGATGACGAACGCCTGCGGGCCCTCCGTTCCAGGACCGGACGGTGAGTCCTGCCCGGACCCGACATCGGCGGGGTGGTTGATCGCGGCGCCATTGCTCACGGGCCGCGGCTACCACACGGCGACCCGTCTCCTGGACGGCACCGTGCTCGTCACCGGTGGGGCTCGACCGAGCAACATTTCCTGGTACAGCGTCACGTACCAGGACAGCGCCGAGCGCTACGATCCGAGCACCGACACCTGGACGTCCGCGGGCTCCCTCGCTCAGGCCCGTGGTCTGCACACGGCGACCCTTCTCCTGGACGGCACGGTGCTCGTCACCGGTGGCGTGAAGAGCCCGGCCCTCGCCAGCGCCGAGCGCTACGACCCCATCACGAACAGCTGGACCACGGTCGCCCCCATGAGCCGACCCCGACAAGGACACACGGCCACACGGCTGGACGATGGGAAGGTCCTGGTCGCCGGCGGCGGCGCGACCGAGAACAGCGCAGAACTCTACGATCCCGTGTCGAACACGTGGACCTACGCCATGCCGATGGCCCATGGCCGAGAGAACCACACCGCCACGCGCTTGCAGGATGCTCGGATCCTCATCGTCGGCGGAAGGTCGGACCCCACCAGCGAGATCTACGATCCCACGCTCGACACCTGGACGCTCACCGGGCCGAACAGGTCGTACCGCATCCGGCACACGGCAGCCCTGCTCCAGGATGGCGACGTGATGGTCGTCGGGCAGAGCAACTGGCCAGAACGCTACATGCCCGCAACCAACACCTGGCGAGCGGGGAAGGAGACCGAGCAGCGCCGAAATCTTCTCACGACCGACCTTCTGCCCGACGGCACACTCCTGGTCGTCGGGGGTTTCGTGGGGACCCCCGCCAAGCTGATCACCCGGGTCGAGCAGTACGATCCGGACGATGGGGCGACCGGCTCCTGGAAGGATGTTCCTTTGCTGGCCGCCGGCATGTACGCGCATGCCTCGGTGCCGCTCGAGGACGGCCGCATCCTGGTCACGGGTGGATGCGATTCCAAGGGCATCTGCACCACGACCGACACCCGGATCTTCGTCCCTGGGGAGCCATTCGAGGGCTCCGGCGTGTGTTTGCTCGGCTTCTGCGTCTCCAGCGGTGGCCCGGGCTCGACGGGGCAGGAGGGGTCAGGGAGTGCGAGCGCAGGGACAGGCGCTGGGACGGGAGGCGGGGGCGGCACGGGTGGCATGGGCACAGGAGGTATGGGGTCCGGCGGCATGGGCGCGGGCGACGCCAGCGCGGGCGGCATGGGCGCGGGCAGCATTGGTGCGAACAGCGCAGGCTCTGGCGGTGCAGACGCAGGGGTCACGAGCGCAGGCAGCACGGGCTCGGGCGGGATGGGTTCAGGCGGTGCAGGGGCCAGCGCGGGCGGCGCAGAACCTGGTGGCGCTGGCGGAGCCGGTGGCGCTGGCGGAGCCGGTGGCGCTGGCGCCGAGCATGCGTCGAGCAGCTCCGCCACGTCGGGAAGTAGCGGCGTGGGCTCGGGAGGTGGCGCTGGCGCCGGGCACACATCGAGCAGCTCCGCCACGTCGGGAAGTGGCGGCGTGGGCTCGGGCGGCGGCGCCGGCACCGGGCACACATCGAGCAGCTCCGCCACGTCGGGAAGTGGCGGCGTGGGCTCGGGCGGCGGCGCTGGCGCCGGGCACACATCGAGCAGCTCCGCCACGTCGGGAAGTAGTGGCGTGGGCTCGGGCGGTGGCTCTTCCGCGACGGGTTCCACGTCCGCTGCCAGCGGTGGTCAGACCAGCGCAGGAGGCCTCCCCGCGGAGGAGGAAGGAACCATCGAGGAGGACGACGCAGCCCCGTCTCCCCTCGTCTTCGGGGGGTTCACCTGCGAAGTCCCCTCCCAGGGCCCCCGCTCGGGGGTCTCGACCTGGCTCGTGCTGGCAAGCTTGTTCGGCCTCCGTCGCACGAGAAGGCGCCATGACGCGAGCGACCGGCGTCACGCCTGA
- a CDS encoding glycosyltransferase, which translates to MLTSSTLPGHLLRVLDLAQQLSVRGHRVLFKTKATASAEVAAAGAELMPYEHCVDLADRMAVFQLSQPPWWMPKIPFGIAMGRATVHTHGVQLARELEPILRRERVDCVVYDFFEFGAAWAAERVGVPAASAGNMGTALTPDELPLLFEELPAMKPLTRAPALAHGLLDQLMPLAPARAKLGLSPYEGRTADLVRAMISRELHIVMAHRGFAGGVPLRDHQAFVGPTSFNRASPIDEDAPQVAPGTVVVSTTTTGKDGGLFRRVLEAVAPLHVPILATAASADDIPSGLGDHVRITQYIPHDTAFPSARALITHGGWGTVGRALTHGLPMLVIPLFGDQILNATLVEHAKLGRHLPLAKASPEAIRAALQELLSDEEILARARHAADEIKRLKDDQVAARALERLVFEREAGRQTERPSRAAA; encoded by the coding sequence TTGCTGACCAGCTCCACCCTGCCAGGCCACCTGCTGCGTGTGCTCGATCTGGCGCAGCAGCTCTCCGTCCGCGGTCATCGCGTGCTGTTCAAGACGAAGGCCACCGCGAGCGCCGAGGTGGCGGCGGCAGGGGCCGAGCTGATGCCTTACGAGCACTGCGTCGACCTGGCCGATCGCATGGCCGTCTTTCAGCTCTCTCAGCCACCGTGGTGGATGCCGAAGATCCCCTTCGGCATCGCCATGGGCCGCGCCACCGTTCACACACACGGCGTGCAGCTCGCCCGGGAACTCGAGCCCATCCTGCGTCGCGAGCGGGTCGACTGCGTGGTCTACGATTTCTTCGAGTTCGGAGCCGCCTGGGCCGCGGAGCGCGTCGGCGTCCCCGCTGCGAGCGCGGGGAACATGGGGACGGCGCTCACGCCTGACGAGCTTCCGCTCCTGTTCGAGGAGCTCCCTGCGATGAAACCGCTGACCCGGGCGCCAGCGCTCGCACACGGGCTCCTCGATCAGCTCATGCCCCTCGCGCCTGCACGCGCGAAGCTCGGCCTCTCACCGTACGAGGGACGGACAGCAGATCTCGTGCGCGCGATGATCTCGCGGGAGCTGCACATCGTCATGGCCCATCGAGGCTTCGCTGGCGGCGTTCCACTCCGCGATCACCAGGCGTTCGTGGGACCGACGTCCTTCAACCGGGCAAGCCCCATCGACGAGGACGCCCCGCAAGTCGCCCCGGGCACGGTGGTCGTCAGCACGACGACCACCGGCAAGGATGGTGGCCTGTTCCGGCGGGTCCTGGAGGCCGTCGCGCCCTTGCACGTCCCCATCCTGGCGACCGCAGCGAGCGCCGACGACATCCCCTCGGGGCTCGGCGACCACGTCCGCATCACGCAGTACATCCCTCACGACACCGCGTTCCCGTCGGCCCGGGCGCTGATCACCCACGGCGGCTGGGGGACGGTGGGGCGCGCGCTCACCCATGGCTTGCCCATGCTGGTGATTCCCCTCTTCGGCGATCAGATCCTGAACGCCACCCTGGTCGAGCACGCGAAGCTGGGCCGGCACCTGCCTCTGGCGAAGGCGTCCCCCGAGGCGATCCGCGCCGCGCTGCAGGAGCTCCTCTCCGACGAGGAGATTCTCGCCCGGGCGCGACATGCGGCAGACGAGATCAAGCGGCTCAAGGACGACCAGGTCGCCGCCCGGGCGCTCGAACGGCTGGTCTTCGAGCGAGAGGCCGGACGCCAAACGGAGCGCCCATCGAGGGCTGCGGCATGA
- a CDS encoding MDR family MFS transporter yields MDASATPQPSPIVERIDYASTLPPRTKALVLAGVMMALFLAALDQTIVATALPRVVAELHGMELFAWTSTSYLLASTTTVPIYGKLSDGFGRKRILLVGVGIFLLGSVLCGLAPSMVALIVFRGVQGLGAAAITSTAFAVPADLFAPAERPRYQGIFGTVFALASVIGPLLGGALTDGVGWRWVFFINLPFGAIAVAFIVAKMPRLHSGLPSKVDWLGALLLIVATVPFLLALRGDRPLSEWLSPSVLGAFGLSLGGLVAFIHVERRTPHAIIPFALFENRVFLLVCLTSVCTGAAFFAALLFLSIFAVNGLGATAREAGMALMPLTAAVVLTSVATARIVSRTGRYKVVIVGGLVVLCFGLFLLSTLSEESTLWGIGMRTFIFGCGMGPVLPMLTLSVQNAVAPREVGTATAGRQFFQQLGQAVGSAVFGLVLTMSLAHALRDELAPVRAEVPADMRAHFDRWFDPRRLQSGGTAHEGQGEEARIPEQELRIQEIRRHFDARRRAPGADIAAITEDEKRTVAAMEAGVRGVRASFARAVAQVYAWSLPLGLCALVLALFTREIPLRSPAPPAGARGARASSLKERR; encoded by the coding sequence ATGGACGCATCCGCGACCCCCCAGCCCTCCCCCATCGTCGAGCGCATCGACTACGCGAGCACGCTCCCACCGCGCACGAAGGCGCTGGTGCTCGCTGGCGTGATGATGGCCCTCTTCCTCGCGGCGCTCGACCAGACGATCGTCGCCACGGCGCTCCCCCGCGTCGTCGCCGAACTCCACGGGATGGAGCTTTTCGCCTGGACATCGACGTCGTACCTGCTCGCCAGCACGACCACGGTGCCCATCTACGGGAAGCTCTCCGACGGCTTCGGTCGCAAGCGGATCCTCCTCGTCGGCGTCGGCATCTTCCTCCTGGGATCGGTGCTCTGCGGCCTCGCCCCATCGATGGTCGCGCTGATCGTCTTCCGAGGCGTCCAGGGGCTCGGCGCCGCGGCGATCACGTCGACCGCGTTCGCCGTACCCGCCGATCTCTTCGCCCCTGCGGAACGGCCGAGATACCAGGGAATCTTCGGCACGGTGTTCGCTCTGGCGAGCGTCATCGGCCCCTTGCTCGGCGGCGCCCTGACCGACGGGGTGGGATGGCGCTGGGTCTTCTTCATCAACCTGCCGTTCGGCGCCATCGCGGTGGCCTTCATCGTCGCCAAGATGCCGCGCCTGCACAGCGGACTCCCGAGCAAGGTGGACTGGCTGGGAGCGCTGCTGCTGATCGTCGCCACGGTGCCCTTCTTGCTGGCCTTGCGTGGAGATCGGCCGCTCTCGGAGTGGCTCTCGCCCAGCGTGCTGGGAGCGTTCGGGCTGTCGCTCGGCGGCCTCGTCGCGTTCATCCACGTGGAGCGTCGGACGCCACACGCGATCATCCCCTTCGCCCTCTTCGAGAACCGCGTCTTCTTGCTCGTGTGCCTGACCTCGGTCTGCACGGGCGCTGCGTTCTTCGCGGCGCTCTTGTTCCTCTCGATCTTCGCGGTGAACGGGCTGGGGGCGACGGCGCGCGAGGCGGGCATGGCGCTGATGCCCCTCACGGCCGCGGTGGTGCTGACGTCGGTGGCGACGGCGAGGATCGTGAGCCGCACCGGACGCTACAAGGTGGTCATCGTCGGCGGGCTCGTGGTGCTCTGCTTCGGCCTCTTCCTGCTGAGCACCCTCAGCGAGGAGAGCACGCTGTGGGGCATCGGGATGCGCACCTTCATCTTCGGCTGCGGCATGGGCCCGGTGTTGCCGATGCTGACGCTGTCGGTCCAGAACGCGGTCGCACCGCGCGAGGTGGGCACGGCGACCGCTGGGCGCCAGTTCTTCCAGCAGCTCGGGCAGGCGGTAGGGAGCGCCGTGTTCGGCCTCGTGCTCACGATGTCGCTGGCCCACGCGCTACGAGACGAGCTCGCCCCCGTGCGCGCCGAGGTCCCCGCGGACATGCGGGCGCATTTCGATCGCTGGTTCGACCCACGACGGCTGCAAAGCGGCGGGACGGCCCACGAAGGGCAAGGCGAAGAGGCTCGGATCCCGGAACAGGAACTCCGTATCCAGGAGATCCGGCGCCACTTCGATGCACGACGGCGAGCGCCAGGCGCCGACATCGCGGCGATCACCGAGGATGAAAAGCGGACGGTGGCAGCGATGGAAGCTGGCGTGCGAGGGGTGCGGGCTTCATTCGCGCGCGCGGTGGCGCAGGTTTATGCGTGGTCGCTGCCGCTCGGGCTGTGCGCGCTGGTGCTGGCGCTCTTCACACGGGAGATTCCGCTGCGCTCCCCCGCGCCTCCTGCGGGGGCGCGGGGAGCGCGCGCGTCCTCACTCAAGGAGCGGCGTTGA
- a CDS encoding extracellular medium-chain-length polyhydroxyalkanoate depolymerase, with protein sequence MKLHHTLAVLLAVTSVPACSSGDDEGVFVRGPESSAVDGADDGAGTAAADDEASASDAVDGTESASASDEPGGDQAFDGHDAALPPEAALSASRCSATSLKVSCPRKTLVVNSAPLIYRKVHYQTPLGTPPPGGWPVAFMFQGSLFSSELSFEANRLHPFGAYYQTLTLKKLLDAGYAVIAPEAHLGGNTFWDTNVPPWSVAWSGSPDDRFMLAIFDAIEAGEFGQLNGSRLYATGISSGGYMTSRMAVSYPGRFKALAVQSASYASCSGPLCVVPSTLPTDHPPTLFLHGWTDLTVPIWTMRIYHGRLEEAGHVTATVINPTAGHEWIPEAPDAVVAWFNAAP encoded by the coding sequence ATGAAGCTCCACCATACTCTTGCCGTGCTGTTGGCCGTCACGTCCGTCCCGGCGTGTTCGAGCGGTGACGACGAAGGCGTGTTCGTGAGGGGGCCGGAATCCTCTGCCGTCGATGGGGCCGACGATGGCGCCGGCACGGCTGCAGCAGACGATGAGGCGTCCGCCAGCGATGCCGTCGATGGCACGGAGTCCGCCTCCGCCAGTGACGAGCCTGGTGGGGACCAGGCCTTCGACGGCCACGACGCGGCGTTGCCTCCGGAGGCCGCGCTCTCGGCCTCGCGCTGCTCGGCGACCTCGTTGAAGGTCAGCTGCCCGCGGAAGACACTGGTGGTGAACTCTGCGCCCCTGATCTACCGGAAGGTTCATTACCAGACGCCGCTCGGGACTCCTCCGCCTGGTGGGTGGCCCGTGGCGTTCATGTTCCAGGGCTCCCTCTTCTCCTCCGAGCTGAGCTTCGAGGCCAACCGCCTCCACCCCTTCGGTGCCTACTATCAGACCCTCACGCTCAAGAAGCTTCTCGACGCCGGCTATGCCGTCATCGCGCCGGAAGCCCACCTCGGGGGGAACACCTTCTGGGACACCAACGTGCCTCCGTGGAGCGTTGCCTGGTCGGGCTCACCGGACGATCGGTTCATGCTCGCCATCTTCGACGCCATCGAGGCCGGTGAGTTCGGCCAGCTCAATGGGAGTCGTCTCTACGCCACCGGCATCTCCAGCGGCGGCTACATGACGAGCCGGATGGCGGTGAGCTACCCGGGCCGCTTCAAGGCGCTGGCGGTCCAGTCGGCCTCGTACGCGAGCTGCTCGGGCCCGCTTTGCGTGGTGCCCTCCACGCTCCCCACCGATCACCCGCCGACGCTCTTCCTGCACGGGTGGACCGATCTCACGGTGCCGATCTGGACGATGCGCATCTATCACGGCCGCCTGGAAGAGGCGGGGCACGTGACCGCGACCGTCATCAACCCGACCGCAGGGCACGAGTGGATCCCTGAGGCGCCAGACGCCGTGGTCGCCTGGTTCAACGCCGCTCCTTGA